One genomic segment of Candidatus Eisenbacteria bacterium includes these proteins:
- a CDS encoding carbohydrate kinase family protein, with the protein MSRIAVVGTINHDRIVAPDGRTHEDLGGILYNVLTLAPFLREGDAALPIARAGIEKREEVESLFSDYSCIDGSHLIWWPGGTNETVLRYVTPDEREETLIERIVPLREEEVRPAAECDLVVANLIWGKELTPELLRAMGSRGTPIVLDIQSLVLTFEKGPGRGYRNIPAWREWAAPIRVLKGNEEEIRWFAGERGRFEGELRDVLRTLLDAGPNVAIATRGTSGASIAWRENGGRLFAEIPAVPIRAAERADSTGCGDAFTSGYVLGWMRGERPLDAALLGSSLAALVLKTRGLRALRGLSDPFVLRGEAYGDRLERPDSSRKGASRRGEP; encoded by the coding sequence GTGAGCCGGATCGCCGTCGTCGGCACGATCAACCACGACCGGATCGTGGCTCCGGATGGGAGGACGCACGAGGATCTCGGAGGGATTCTCTACAACGTTCTCACGCTCGCACCCTTCCTTCGCGAAGGGGATGCCGCGCTTCCGATCGCGCGCGCCGGGATCGAGAAGCGCGAGGAGGTGGAAAGCCTCTTCTCCGACTATTCCTGTATCGATGGTTCGCATCTCATCTGGTGGCCGGGGGGGACGAACGAAACCGTTCTTCGTTATGTCACGCCCGACGAGAGAGAGGAGACGCTGATCGAGCGGATCGTTCCTCTTCGCGAGGAGGAGGTGCGGCCGGCCGCGGAGTGCGATCTCGTCGTCGCGAACCTGATCTGGGGGAAAGAGCTCACGCCGGAGCTTCTTCGCGCGATGGGGTCGCGCGGAACGCCGATCGTCCTCGACATTCAGAGTCTCGTGCTGACGTTCGAAAAGGGCCCCGGGCGCGGCTACCGGAACATCCCCGCCTGGCGCGAATGGGCGGCGCCGATCCGGGTGCTCAAGGGGAACGAGGAGGAAATACGCTGGTTCGCGGGAGAGAGAGGACGCTTCGAGGGGGAGCTCCGCGACGTTCTCCGGACGCTTCTCGATGCGGGCCCGAACGTCGCGATCGCGACGCGCGGGACATCGGGCGCTTCGATCGCCTGGCGCGAGAACGGGGGGCGTCTCTTCGCGGAGATCCCCGCCGTTCCGATCCGCGCCGCGGAGCGCGCGGACAGCACCGGTTGCGGGGACGCGTTCACCTCGGGATACGTCCTCGGCTGGATGCGCGGGGAACGCCCGCTCGATGCGGCGCTTCTCGGCTCCTCCCTCGCCGCCCTCGTCTTGAAGACCCGCGGCCTCCGCGCGCTCCGCGGCCTTTCCGATCCGTTCGTGCTCCGCGGGGAGGCGTATGGCGATCGTCTCGAGCGCCCGGATTCATCGAGGAAGGGGGCATCGCGCCGTGGCGAGCCGTGA
- the coaD gene encoding pantetheine-phosphate adenylyltransferase translates to MSKVLYPGTFDPVTNGHMDLIERGSRLFDRMVVGVAAAHHREKTTFSVEERVEMVREATRGNPAVEVLPFDGLLVAFARAVGARAVLRGLRAISDYEYETQMAFMNRRLDPGVEILFLPADEKYTYVNASLVKEIARLGGNVAAFVPPVVLSRMTARIRGEK, encoded by the coding sequence ATGAGCAAGGTTCTTTATCCGGGAACGTTCGACCCGGTCACGAACGGCCACATGGATCTCATCGAACGGGGATCGCGGCTCTTCGATCGGATGGTCGTCGGGGTCGCGGCCGCCCATCACCGGGAGAAGACCACCTTCTCGGTCGAGGAGCGGGTCGAGATGGTGCGCGAGGCGACCCGAGGGAACCCCGCGGTGGAGGTTCTTCCCTTCGACGGGCTGCTCGTCGCCTTCGCCCGCGCGGTCGGCGCGCGGGCCGTTCTTCGCGGGCTCCGGGCGATCTCCGATTACGAGTACGAGACGCAGATGGCCTTCATGAACCGGAGGCTCGATCCGGGAGTCGAGATTCTCTTTCTTCCGGCGGACGAGAAATACACCTACGTGAATGCTTCGTTGGTGAAGGAGATCGCGCGGCTCGGCGGGAACGTCGCGGCGTTCGTCCCGCCGGTCGTTCTTTCCCGCATGACCGCGCGCATTCGCGGGGAGAAATGA
- a CDS encoding lysophospholipid acyltransferase family protein has product MREGVRWKHRIEDWGLRLLARPLGPLGWRGTQRLGAFLGSAGYRLVPIRVSVARANLTRAFGERLLAEEIERILRATYLQWGTTFLEVARFGAMSPDEVRAVVRFDRPEVLDAVRAEGRGALLITGHFGNFDLFGAAVAASGYPLSVLVQRQSNPLVESRLRASRERMGERVIARGAGVREILRALRRNEFVAIVGDQDAGSAGIFVDFFGRAASTAKGPARIAYRSGAPIVFGVIERGEEGTHVARFENPLWANPDRPEEEEVLRLMSAVSRMLEEAIRRRPDHYFWPHRRWKTAPSGERKAP; this is encoded by the coding sequence ATGAGAGAGGGAGTTCGCTGGAAGCACCGGATCGAGGATTGGGGGCTTCGCCTCCTCGCGCGGCCGCTCGGGCCTCTCGGATGGAGGGGGACGCAGCGTCTTGGCGCCTTTCTCGGGAGCGCGGGCTACCGGCTCGTTCCCATTCGCGTCTCCGTGGCGCGAGCGAACCTCACGCGCGCGTTCGGGGAGCGGCTCCTTGCGGAGGAGATCGAGCGTATCCTGCGCGCGACGTATCTCCAGTGGGGGACGACCTTCCTCGAGGTCGCCCGCTTCGGAGCGATGAGCCCGGACGAGGTCCGCGCCGTCGTGCGCTTCGATCGTCCCGAGGTTCTCGATGCGGTCCGCGCGGAGGGGAGGGGGGCGCTTCTCATCACCGGGCACTTCGGGAACTTCGATCTTTTCGGTGCGGCGGTCGCGGCGAGCGGGTACCCTCTTTCGGTGCTCGTGCAGAGGCAGAGCAACCCTCTCGTCGAGAGCCGTCTTCGCGCATCGCGCGAGCGGATGGGGGAGCGGGTGATCGCGCGGGGGGCCGGCGTGCGCGAGATCCTGCGGGCTCTCCGGAGGAACGAGTTCGTGGCGATCGTCGGGGACCAGGACGCGGGGAGCGCGGGGATCTTCGTCGATTTCTTCGGGAGGGCGGCCTCGACCGCGAAGGGGCCGGCGCGGATCGCCTATCGCTCCGGAGCCCCGATCGTCTTTGGCGTGATCGAGCGCGGCGAGGAGGGGACGCACGTCGCGCGGTTCGAGAACCCGCTTTGGGCGAACCCGGACCGGCCTGAGGAGGAGGAGGTTCTCCGCCTCATGTCTGCGGTCTCCAGGATGCTGGAGGAGGCGATCCGCAGGCGTCCGGATCACTACTTCTGGCCGCACCGGCGCTGGAAGACCGCCCCCTCCGGCGAAAGGAAGGCGCCGTGA
- a CDS encoding Ig-like domain-containing protein, giving the protein MNGLLGRSSALFGIVLLAGLLLLPAGCENKGSLRPFEPTDLPNAFLYAISADPSMVGLGGRESTITVYVVDSEGNPVDGVDVAFASDLGTIDRVARSDTAGVARAVFRSGNEKGTATVVASIGSFQAEAKILLGANELVVGASSAVADGRTKVSVAARVYRVDGRAAAEVPVIFAATAGSIPALALTDSSGNVLVHLTAPASRTDVQAEVRATVESEDIGAPDAGGTEVVGVAVVSFRGITLSLAADESELVASGFDTTLVRCRVAETVSKVPVENLEVSFGSDLGSIASSARTNASGTASATLVSGIYAGTAKIVAIVETLRDSTSIEFTPLQLLPLKATPSAILVGGAQSMISTRILNRSNNPVEGLQVRFETDLGVIPSRAVTDASGEVAVPLTSGDSSGTATVHAWFGSLSVEKSVQFNRPVEEPLRLTALAFEPRFLVADGRSRAKVSTRLLNESNNPVVGRTVAFSTTLGVITEEGITDTNGIASAWLTSAETNDTAEASVTAEHGNLAVSATFPFYPAGTRVPNALSLFPAASSIQVAGLGGSESVLLTAIALDEAGDTIDAGWDVDFRILNGPGGGEVLVWPASGSGSAITVPIVGGRARATLTAGTESGLVSVEARVGGGVVATTSVAIASGPPLSAVIGIDSLTATYAGGGLWGYVISAAVRDAYANPVTAGTPVTVSVVSGACGSAVVPEAMQIDGAVVVGNTPSCGSGTAQAGIAYACLTAPYDEFASFPSFAVEVRAASGVIGCLAIDHGGTGAAPASIVLVSVEDSSIAVAGVGGDETSILVFEVRDSAGRPMREGNPTSVAFQIVASPGGGASLSRAADTTDATGRVTTTVRSGTASGVVKVRATSGSAASGVVSLAIRSGPPDADHFSIAAEKVNIEGLLRFGIEDKVTAFVYDIHGNPVQPGTAVYFTSQFGGILGSAVTDTTGRAQSILYSAAPLPTCAEGGLVPVTARTVNGLNQTIEARMSVLFTGPTVISASPSSFAVPNGGYVDLVVFVHDACGNPLVSGTSIEITSSGGTLVGNTKVTLPDTQSPGYTQFWVRLTDDSANETDPPVGATITVEVTSKNGDAGYVIFGTID; this is encoded by the coding sequence ATGAACGGACTCCTCGGTCGATCGAGCGCTCTTTTCGGAATCGTGCTTCTTGCCGGCCTGCTTCTTCTGCCGGCCGGATGCGAGAACAAGGGATCGCTGCGTCCCTTCGAGCCGACCGATCTGCCGAACGCGTTCCTGTACGCGATCTCGGCCGACCCGAGCATGGTGGGTCTCGGCGGGAGGGAATCGACGATCACGGTGTACGTGGTCGACAGCGAGGGAAACCCGGTGGACGGCGTCGATGTGGCGTTCGCGAGCGACCTCGGGACAATCGATCGCGTCGCGCGGAGCGACACGGCCGGGGTCGCGAGGGCCGTCTTCCGAAGCGGAAACGAAAAGGGAACGGCGACGGTTGTCGCGTCGATCGGATCGTTCCAAGCAGAGGCGAAGATCCTTCTCGGAGCGAACGAGCTCGTCGTGGGAGCGAGCTCCGCGGTGGCGGACGGCCGCACGAAGGTGTCGGTCGCCGCACGGGTCTACCGCGTCGACGGCCGGGCGGCGGCGGAAGTGCCGGTCATCTTCGCGGCGACCGCCGGGTCGATCCCGGCGCTCGCGCTCACCGACTCGTCCGGCAACGTCCTCGTTCACCTCACCGCGCCCGCCAGTCGGACGGACGTCCAGGCCGAGGTCCGCGCGACCGTCGAGTCCGAGGACATCGGCGCGCCCGACGCCGGCGGAACGGAAGTCGTCGGGGTCGCCGTCGTCTCCTTCCGCGGGATCACGCTCTCCCTCGCCGCCGACGAGAGCGAGCTCGTCGCGTCCGGCTTCGACACGACTCTCGTTCGATGCCGCGTCGCCGAGACGGTGAGCAAGGTGCCGGTGGAGAATCTCGAGGTCTCTTTCGGAAGCGATCTCGGATCGATCGCGTCTTCCGCGCGCACGAACGCGAGCGGGACCGCGTCGGCGACCCTTGTGAGCGGGATCTACGCGGGGACCGCGAAGATCGTCGCGATCGTGGAAACGCTCCGCGATTCGACCTCGATCGAGTTCACGCCGCTCCAGCTTCTTCCGCTCAAGGCGACCCCGAGCGCGATCCTCGTCGGGGGCGCCCAGTCGATGATCTCGACGCGGATCCTGAACCGGAGCAACAACCCGGTCGAGGGCTTGCAGGTTCGCTTCGAGACCGATCTCGGCGTCATTCCCTCGCGCGCCGTCACCGACGCCTCGGGAGAAGTGGCCGTTCCGTTGACGAGCGGGGACTCGTCCGGAACTGCCACCGTGCACGCCTGGTTCGGATCTCTCTCCGTTGAGAAGTCGGTGCAGTTCAACCGACCGGTGGAAGAGCCCCTCCGTCTGACGGCGCTCGCCTTCGAGCCCCGATTCCTCGTCGCGGATGGAAGGAGCCGAGCGAAGGTCTCGACACGGCTTCTTAACGAATCGAACAACCCGGTCGTGGGTCGAACGGTCGCGTTCTCGACGACGCTCGGCGTGATCACGGAAGAGGGGATCACCGACACGAACGGCATCGCGTCGGCGTGGCTCACGAGCGCGGAGACGAACGACACCGCGGAGGCCTCGGTGACGGCGGAGCACGGGAACCTCGCCGTGTCCGCGACGTTCCCATTCTACCCGGCGGGAACGAGGGTTCCGAACGCGCTCTCTCTCTTCCCGGCCGCATCGAGCATTCAAGTCGCCGGTCTTGGAGGAAGCGAGAGCGTCCTCCTCACGGCGATCGCGCTGGACGAGGCGGGGGATACGATCGACGCCGGTTGGGACGTCGACTTTCGCATCCTGAATGGTCCCGGCGGCGGCGAGGTTCTCGTCTGGCCGGCTTCCGGATCGGGAAGCGCGATCACGGTTCCGATCGTCGGCGGCCGTGCGCGGGCGACGCTCACCGCGGGGACGGAGAGCGGTTTGGTTTCGGTGGAGGCGCGCGTCGGAGGCGGCGTCGTGGCGACGACCTCCGTGGCGATTGCCTCGGGGCCTCCTCTGTCCGCGGTCATCGGCATCGATTCGCTCACGGCGACCTACGCCGGAGGCGGTCTCTGGGGCTACGTGATCAGCGCGGCCGTTCGCGACGCGTACGCGAACCCGGTGACGGCGGGGACGCCGGTGACCGTGAGCGTGGTCTCCGGCGCGTGCGGATCGGCGGTCGTTCCGGAGGCGATGCAGATCGATGGGGCGGTCGTCGTGGGGAACACCCCCTCCTGCGGATCGGGGACCGCGCAAGCGGGGATCGCATACGCCTGTCTGACCGCGCCGTACGACGAGTTCGCGAGCTTCCCGAGCTTCGCCGTCGAGGTTCGCGCGGCGAGCGGGGTGATCGGGTGTCTTGCGATCGATCACGGGGGAACGGGGGCCGCGCCCGCGAGCATCGTGTTGGTCTCGGTGGAGGATAGCTCGATCGCTGTGGCGGGGGTCGGCGGCGACGAAACCTCGATTCTCGTCTTTGAGGTGCGGGATTCCGCGGGCCGTCCGATGCGCGAGGGGAACCCGACATCGGTCGCGTTCCAAATCGTCGCCTCGCCGGGCGGAGGTGCTTCTCTCTCTCGCGCGGCCGACACGACCGACGCGACCGGACGCGTCACGACGACCGTCCGGAGCGGGACGGCGAGCGGCGTTGTGAAGGTGCGCGCGACCTCCGGCTCGGCCGCCTCGGGAGTGGTCAGCCTCGCGATCCGGAGCGGGCCTCCGGACGCGGATCACTTCAGCATCGCCGCGGAGAAGGTGAACATCGAAGGGCTCCTTCGCTTCGGCATCGAGGACAAGGTGACCGCGTTCGTCTATGACATCCACGGGAACCCGGTGCAGCCGGGGACTGCGGTCTACTTCACGTCGCAGTTCGGCGGCATCCTCGGTTCGGCGGTGACGGACACGACCGGACGCGCGCAGTCGATTCTCTATTCGGCCGCGCCGCTCCCGACGTGCGCCGAGGGCGGGCTGGTGCCGGTGACCGCTCGAACCGTAAACGGTTTGAACCAGACGATCGAGGCGCGGATGAGCGTTCTCTTCACGGGACCGACCGTGATCTCGGCGTCGCCTTCGTCGTTCGCGGTCCCGAACGGAGGCTATGTGGATCTCGTCGTCTTCGTCCACGACGCGTGCGGAAACCCGCTCGTGTCGGGAACGTCGATCGAGATCACATCGAGCGGCGGCACGCTGGTCGGGAACACGAAGGTCACGCTTCCGGACACGCAGTCGCCCGGATACACGCAGTTCTGGGTGCGTCTCACCGACGACAGCGCGAACGAAACCGATCCGCCGGTCGGCGCCACGATCACCGTCGAGGTGACGAGCAAGAACGGCGACGCCGGCTACGTGATCTTCGGAACGATCGACTAG
- a CDS encoding zinc ribbon domain-containing protein codes for MPTYEYECERCGHRFERFQSITEKPVKRCPECRGKVKRVLSGGAGFLFKGSGFYCTDYRSSEYRKRAKEETGGSSKEDPGAGKGASSKEPGKKAEKERPAKSPASE; via the coding sequence ATGCCGACCTACGAATACGAATGCGAGAGGTGCGGCCATCGCTTCGAGCGATTCCAAAGCATCACCGAGAAGCCGGTGAAGCGATGCCCGGAGTGCCGGGGAAAGGTGAAGCGGGTCCTCTCGGGGGGAGCCGGTTTTCTCTTCAAAGGTTCAGGGTTCTATTGTACGGATTACCGGAGCTCCGAGTACCGGAAGCGCGCCAAGGAGGAGACGGGCGGCTCCTCGAAGGAGGACCCGGGAGCGGGGAAAGGGGCGAGCTCGAAGGAGCCGGGGAAGAAGGCCGAGAAGGAACGCCCGGCGAAGTCCCCGGCCTCCGAGTGA
- the obgE gene encoding GTPase ObgE, whose translation MNRFVDRAIILVESGAGGNGCVSFRREKNVPRGGPDGGDGGKGGDVVLAADPGKRTLLDFRYESRFRAGRGGHGSGGNRSGKDGEDRVIPVPCGTLVRNNEDGSLLADLVAEGERVVVARGGRGGFGNARFASPTNRAPTRGEPGGPAARIELALELKLLADAGLVGLPNAGKSTLLARVSAARPKIADYPFTTLVPNLGLVRVGPLDSFLLADIPGLIEGASEGKGLGHDFLRHVERCRVLIYLIDATSESPERDLEVLRAEVGKHKRELLDRASLVVWNKIDALPEMKRKALEDGNRRLISAVSGEGVDALMAEVNRRIRDAEDEGE comes from the coding sequence CTGAACCGCTTTGTCGATCGCGCGATCATTCTTGTCGAGTCGGGCGCGGGCGGAAACGGATGCGTCAGCTTCCGGCGGGAGAAGAACGTCCCGCGCGGGGGGCCGGACGGGGGAGACGGGGGGAAGGGCGGGGACGTCGTCCTCGCGGCCGATCCGGGGAAGAGAACCCTTCTCGACTTCCGTTACGAGAGCCGCTTTCGGGCCGGGCGCGGCGGGCACGGGAGCGGCGGAAACCGCTCGGGAAAGGACGGCGAGGACCGGGTCATTCCGGTTCCGTGCGGGACCCTCGTGCGGAACAATGAAGACGGTTCGCTCCTCGCCGACCTCGTCGCCGAGGGGGAGCGGGTCGTCGTCGCGCGCGGGGGGCGCGGGGGTTTCGGGAACGCGCGCTTCGCGTCGCCGACGAACCGCGCGCCGACGAGGGGGGAGCCGGGGGGCCCTGCGGCGCGGATCGAGCTCGCGCTCGAGCTCAAGCTTCTCGCCGACGCGGGGCTCGTCGGGCTTCCGAACGCCGGGAAGTCGACCCTCCTCGCGCGGGTCTCGGCGGCGCGCCCCAAGATCGCCGACTACCCCTTCACGACGCTCGTCCCGAACCTCGGCCTCGTGCGCGTCGGCCCGCTCGATTCCTTCCTTCTCGCCGACATTCCCGGTTTGATCGAGGGGGCGAGCGAAGGGAAAGGGCTCGGGCACGACTTCCTCCGCCACGTGGAGCGATGCCGCGTGCTGATCTACCTCATCGACGCGACGTCGGAGAGCCCGGAGCGCGATCTCGAGGTTCTCCGCGCCGAGGTCGGCAAGCACAAGCGGGAGCTTCTCGACCGAGCGAGCCTTGTCGTGTGGAACAAGATCGACGCGCTGCCGGAGATGAAGAGGAAGGCGTTGGAGGACGGGAATCGCCGGCTCATTTCCGCCGTCTCCGGCGAGGGGGTCGATGCCCTGATGGCGGAAGTGAACCGTAGGATTCGGGACGCGGAGGACGAGGGGGAATGA
- the dprA gene encoding DNA-protecting protein DprA produces the protein MTESWLALHLAPGIGDRKKRVLVERLGGPEEVLRLSPEEVAAETACGAVAARRFVKDRPDVERVRRGLERSGAEILPFDDPSYPSLLKEIHDPPLVLFVKGDLRFLSRPTVGLVGARKADPGAAAWTEEMAFTLARSGFVVASGLARGIDAAAHRGALRAGGATTAILGTGPDVIYPPESADLGRAIAGSGVIATELPPGEGPFAGNFPRRNRILAGLSRAVVVVQASEKSGAMITARLALEASREVLVVAAFPWDPRFAGNRRLARDGAIVVQDGEEVALHLGATPPSPAERGRALVLDLEGLEREVAEVLAEGPRTADEICRAVRKSPAEILPLLLELEMGGLVVERPGKVFAWAAPR, from the coding sequence ATGACCGAGAGTTGGCTCGCGCTTCACTTGGCGCCCGGGATCGGGGACCGGAAGAAGCGGGTACTGGTCGAGAGGCTCGGCGGCCCGGAGGAGGTCCTTCGGCTCTCGCCGGAGGAGGTCGCCGCCGAGACCGCGTGCGGCGCGGTGGCGGCGCGGCGCTTCGTGAAGGATCGTCCGGACGTCGAGCGGGTGCGGCGCGGGCTCGAACGATCGGGCGCCGAGATACTCCCCTTCGACGACCCGAGTTATCCTTCACTGCTCAAAGAAATCCATGATCCTCCTCTCGTCCTCTTCGTGAAAGGGGATCTCCGGTTTCTCTCCCGGCCGACGGTCGGTCTCGTGGGGGCCCGGAAGGCGGACCCGGGGGCGGCCGCGTGGACCGAGGAGATGGCCTTCACGCTTGCGCGGAGCGGCTTCGTCGTCGCGAGCGGTCTCGCGCGGGGGATCGACGCGGCGGCGCATCGGGGGGCGCTCCGAGCGGGAGGCGCCACAACGGCGATTCTCGGAACCGGACCAGACGTCATCTATCCCCCTGAGAGCGCGGATCTCGGGCGGGCGATCGCGGGCTCGGGGGTGATCGCGACGGAGCTTCCGCCGGGGGAGGGACCGTTCGCCGGGAACTTCCCGAGGAGGAATCGGATCCTCGCGGGACTCTCGCGAGCGGTCGTCGTCGTGCAGGCTTCCGAGAAGAGCGGGGCGATGATCACCGCGCGCCTCGCGCTCGAGGCCTCGCGCGAAGTGCTCGTCGTCGCGGCCTTCCCGTGGGATCCTCGCTTCGCCGGGAACCGGAGGCTCGCCCGGGACGGGGCGATCGTCGTTCAAGACGGCGAAGAGGTCGCTCTCCATCTCGGCGCGACGCCCCCCTCGCCCGCGGAGAGGGGAAGAGCGCTTGTTCTCGACCTCGAAGGCCTCGAGCGAGAGGTCGCGGAGGTTCTCGCCGAAGGGCCCAGGACCGCGGACGAGATCTGCCGCGCCGTGCGGAAGAGCCCGGCCGAGATCCTTCCCCTCTTGCTCGAGCTCGAGATGGGCGGCCTCGTGGTCGAACGGCCGGGGAAGGTCTTCGCGTGGGCGGCGCCGCGATGA
- a CDS encoding shikimate kinase → MIDRIALVGMMGSGKSEVGRELASRLGLPFHDLDARIETAEKTSIASIFEKRGEGAFRDLERAHLVVLCRDERGVLATGGGTVLDPGNRERLRAWGSVVYLRARAESLAARLRGQEPDARPLLAGAPAVERIEALLAAREAFYYMSAHFVLDTDDLVLNDVVERVRLALRIPPA, encoded by the coding sequence TTGATCGACCGGATCGCCCTCGTCGGCATGATGGGCTCGGGAAAGAGCGAGGTCGGACGAGAGCTCGCCTCACGCCTCGGGTTGCCGTTTCACGATCTCGATGCTCGGATCGAAACGGCGGAGAAGACGTCGATCGCATCGATCTTCGAGAAGCGGGGAGAGGGGGCGTTCCGCGATCTGGAAAGGGCGCATCTCGTCGTCCTTTGCCGCGACGAGCGTGGGGTCCTCGCGACGGGAGGAGGGACGGTGCTCGACCCGGGGAACCGGGAGCGTCTCCGCGCGTGGGGGAGCGTGGTCTACCTCCGCGCGCGGGCGGAGAGCCTCGCGGCGCGTCTACGGGGGCAAGAGCCCGACGCGCGGCCGCTCCTGGCCGGCGCGCCGGCAGTGGAGAGGATCGAGGCCCTGCTCGCCGCCCGCGAAGCCTTCTACTATATGAGCGCCCACTTCGTTCTCGACACGGACGATCTTGTCCTGAACGATGTGGTCGAACGGGTTCGGCTCGCGCTTCGCATTCCTCCCGCATGA
- the rsmD gene encoding 16S rRNA (guanine(966)-N(2))-methyltransferase RsmD, whose product MRIIAGSRRGARLHTGKAEGFRPTSDRVREAIFAVLGDEVVGRLVLDLYAGSGALGFEALSRGAAHALFVEKNRAPAGWIERNGRALRFEGAFRVVRGDAILFLNRRPEAAACDLVFADPPYGAGLVSRTLAALSALPGSRRVVVERDKREARGEAGIPWREAGAYGDTVVEYLLFGEAKEEGR is encoded by the coding sequence ATGCGCATCATCGCGGGGTCGAGGCGGGGAGCGCGCCTCCACACCGGAAAGGCCGAAGGCTTTCGCCCGACCTCCGACCGTGTGCGGGAGGCGATCTTCGCCGTGCTCGGGGACGAGGTCGTCGGGCGGCTCGTGCTCGACCTGTACGCCGGATCGGGCGCCCTCGGCTTCGAGGCGCTCTCGCGCGGGGCCGCTCACGCGCTCTTCGTCGAGAAGAACCGCGCGCCGGCCGGCTGGATCGAGCGGAACGGACGCGCTCTCCGGTTCGAGGGAGCGTTCCGCGTCGTGCGCGGGGATGCGATCCTCTTTCTCAATCGGCGGCCGGAGGCCGCGGCGTGCGACCTCGTGTTCGCGGACCCGCCGTACGGGGCGGGTCTCGTGAGCCGAACGCTGGCGGCTCTCTCGGCGCTCCCCGGGTCGAGACGGGTCGTCGTCGAGAGGGACAAACGGGAGGCGCGCGGGGAGGCGGGAATCCCCTGGCGCGAGGCGGGCGCATACGGGGACACGGTGGTCGAGTATCTTCTGTTCGGCGAGGCGAAGGAGGAGGGTCGATGA
- a CDS encoding NUDIX hydrolase codes for MRRWERLSNEVFFRSPWVSFEHDRYRLPDGVEGDYFYVRSAGAVMVVPIDREGGVHLVRQYRYLLDEDSLEFPAGGMRGGVDPVEQARAELREEAGFEAGEWEPLGRFASWNGVTNEICHVFLARDLAPAAGEPDTTEEFERIRVTWEELLRMAETNEIFDGMTLASIALARRVVEGERGRAEG; via the coding sequence ATGCGGCGCTGGGAACGTCTGTCGAACGAGGTCTTCTTCCGCTCGCCGTGGGTCTCCTTCGAGCACGACCGCTACCGCTTGCCGGACGGCGTGGAAGGAGACTACTTCTACGTGCGGTCGGCGGGAGCGGTGATGGTCGTTCCGATCGACCGGGAGGGGGGCGTCCATCTCGTCCGCCAGTACCGCTATCTTCTCGATGAGGACTCGCTGGAGTTCCCCGCGGGGGGGATGCGGGGAGGAGTCGATCCGGTCGAACAGGCGCGCGCGGAGCTTCGAGAGGAGGCCGGCTTCGAGGCGGGCGAATGGGAGCCCCTCGGGCGATTCGCCTCGTGGAACGGTGTGACGAACGAGATCTGCCACGTCTTTCTCGCCCGCGACCTCGCGCCGGCGGCGGGTGAGCCGGACACGACCGAGGAGTTCGAGAGGATCCGCGTGACGTGGGAGGAGCTTCTTCGCATGGCCGAGACGAACGAGATCTTCGACGGGATGACCCTTGCCTCGATCGCGCTCGCCCGGCGAGTCGTCGAGGGAGAGCGGGGCCGCGCGGAGGGCTAG